CCGCCGTCCTGGCCACTGACTTGGCTTGAAAAGAAGTATTTGAGTTCGAATACCCCGCGCGGGGTATGGATATATTTCTGTGTGGTGACCCTGGAAATAGTGGATTCATGCATTTCCACAGCGTCCGCGATATCGGCTAATATCAGCGGTTTCATGGCTTCTTCGCCATGTTCCAGAAAGCCTATCTGGCGAGCTATGATTTCTCGACCAACCCGCAGTAGTGTATCGTTTCGGCTTGAAAGGCTCTTGATAAGCCAGCGTGCTTCCTGGAGATGCTCTTTTAAAAACTGGTTATCTTGGCTCTTGTCAGCCCGTTTAATGAGGCTTGCGTAGTCAGGTTGAATGCGCAGCCGTGGCAATGCCTCCGGATTTAGCTCCAGGTGCCATCCCTCGTTATCGTGTCGTACCACTAAGTCTGGTGTCACATAGCTGTCATCTGTATCGCCAAAGGCGCTTCCTGGCCGAGGATCAAGGCTGCGGATCAAGCGGATTACGTCATCGAGCTGATCATCATCCAGGCTTAAGCGTCGCTTTAACAAACGCACATCATCTTTACCGAGCGCTTCAAGAAATTGACGTACTAGACGCTTGGCTGGCATAAGCAGCGGTGTATCTTCAGGCAGTGAAGCGAGCTGCAGCATTAAGCATTCCCGCAGGTCGCGAGCAAACACGCCGGTGGGCTCAAACTGTTGAAGACGAAGCAGGGTTGTTTCAACTTCACGCTGGCTAAGGCCTTCATGTCCTTGGGCTTTAAGTCCTTCGCGAATGTCGTTGAGAGGCTGGGTCAGATAGCCGTTGGCGTCCAGCGCATCGATGAGGCTTTCAGCGATGGCATGGTCGCGAGGTGAGAAGTCCGTCATGGCGAGTTGCCAAAGTAAGTGACCATGTAAGCTTTGGCCAGCGGCTTGACGCTCAAAGTCAGGCCCCTCGCTGCTGGTGCCATGGCTGCCTATATCTTGGTAAGTGTCTGACCAGTCACTGTCAGTAGAGAGTTCGCTAGGAATGCTTTCGGACCACTCAGCTTCCTGGGGTTCACTAACGGCCTGTTCGCCGAACTCATCTTCCTGTTCAAGCATTGGATTGGCATCAAGTGCTTGCTGAATTTCTTGACGAAGGTCCAGTGTTGATAGCTGTAGCAGGGCAATGGCCTGCTGCAGCTGAGGTGTCATGGTCAGCTGTGTACCGATACGCAATTGAAGAGAAGCTTTCATGACCATCTGAGAACCACTCGTTAATCAGAAAGCTCCACCCTAGTGCGAGTTATGGTTTGGTGCAAGTGCAATAAGTATGCCACTAGCACTATTTTTGCTGCAGGTGACTGTTTACAGGCGGAAATCAGCCCCCAAATAAACGTCTCTTACCCTTTGGTTATTGAGGATTTCCTGGGGAGGGCCGCTGGCGATGATATGGCCGTCACCTACAATGTAGGCAATATCGCAAATATCCAGTGTTTCCCGTACGTTGTGGTCAGTAATCAATACCCCGATATGGCGTTTTTTAAGTGCTCGGATTATCGTTTTAATATCGCCCACTGAGATCGGGTCAACGCCGGCAAACGGCTCATCAAGCAAGATAAAGGCAGGCTCTGTCGCAAGAGAGCGGGCAATCTCAACACGCCTACGCTCTCCGCCTGAAAGACTCATGCCTAAATTGTCACGGATGTGGGTGATGTGAAAATCTTCCAGTAGTGACTCAAGGCGCTGCTCCCTGGCGCTACGGTCGAGCTCTTTGCGGGTTTCCAGGATTGCCATAATGTTGTCGGCGACGGAAAGTTTACGAAAAATAGAGGCTTCCTGGGGTAAGTACCCAATACCTGCCATCGCGCGTTCGTGCATGGGGGCATGTGTTAAATCAAGCCCATCAATGCCTACTTTTCCCGCATCAGATTTCACCAAACCGACAATCATATAAAACGATGTCGTTTTGCCTGCGCCGTTGGGGCCTAGCAGGCCTACCACGCTGCCTTGAGAGATCTCTAGGTTAATATCCTTAACCACGCGGCGGCGCTTATAGCTTTTGGCTAAGTGATGGGCATAAAGTGTTTTTATCGGTGCTGCTTCTGATGTTGGTTCTGACGCTGTGGTTTGAGGTGCTGGCTCTGCGCTATTTGTCGGCACTGGGCACTCCCTATTGTTCCGGCTGAAGAGTCATGCGGATACGCTGTGGTTCACCACCACTAACATCAGAGCGTGCCTGAACAACGCCTTGGTCGATAAAGTACTCTAACCGTCCGCCTTGAAAGCGGTCTGCCTGCTGGGTAAGTTCGGCTTGGTCAATCAGCTCTACTCGGCGCTCGGCAACATGATAAATAATCCGCTTTGCCCAGCCTTCCATCGGCCTTGCCTGGCCTTCGAGCTGGTTGCGTATATAGGCTCGCCCACCGGTTGCTACGGCGCGCGATAGTTCACCAGCATCGTTACGCTGAATTTCAACGCGATCGCCGCGCAGTTGCATATTGCCCTGTCGAATATCGACGTTACCGGAATATACGGCGGTGCCTGCTCGTTGATCGAGATCTAAACGGTCAGCCTCTACTTCTACGGGGGCTTGGCTTTGCGCCATGACCGGAAGCGCTGCCGCTGAGATGGGTAGCGCAATGGCGAAGAGTGCCGTGCGAATGAGAGCGTTCATCGCGACTCCTACTGGGAACGAGTGGCCGGCGGATGAACGCCGCGCACGTTGTTGGTTAAGCGGATCTGGCTATCATCCAGCCATACATCCATGCGTGAAGCGTCAATGCGCTGGGGCGGCTGCTGAAGTACGGTCTCGGCATCGCTCCAGGCATGACGGGTGATGCCATCATAGTGCAATAACTCTGTATTCAGCTGCCAGCCCTCATCAGGAGCAAGTAGTTGAGCGGAACCAGCCAGCGTGAGTAACTGCGTGTCAGTATTAAGGGTGCCGGTCTCAGCCGTGGCCCGCCATTGGCGCTCTTCACTATCAAAGAGTATTACCCTGGGCTGGGTGACGTCGGTCATCGCCGCTTGTGGGGTATGCACTAAGCGGGGCGTCGTCAACGACTGCTGGATGGCGCCGGTTTCACCAAACAGCGTAATTTCTGCGTTTTCTAATACATGGCCAGGCTCTTGGGCGCGCGCTTCAGGGTCAATTGCTTGGTCTTGAGGGCCGCGTGGATCTAGCCATACAAGCACTCCACCTAAGATAAGTACCATGGCGGTTACCCAAACGCGTTTTTTAACCCAAAAGCGCATTACGATTGGCCGTGTAGATACGTGTCTAAAACAGCGTCCCAATGGCCTTGAGACATCAGTAAGGTGTCACAGATTTCACGTACAGCACCGTGACCGCCAAGACGATCAGTGATCCAGTCAGCGTGAGTGTGCATGTAGTCAGGTGCATTCGGTACAGTGATGCCGACGCCAGAACGCTTGATAGGGGCAAGGTCTGGTAAGTCATCACCACAGTAAGCAACTTGCTCTAGCGTAATATCGAGGCGTTGGCAAAGCGCGCGTAGCGTGGTGAGTTTATCCTCACATCCTTGATACACATGGGTTATGCCCAAAGACGCAGCACGCTGGCTGACCATGGGAGAGTCACGCCCGGTAATTAAGGCAACATGAATACCGACGCGCTTTAATAGTTTAAGGCCATGGCCATCTTGGGTATGGAACGCTTTGATTTCGATACCGTCAGCTTGGAAGTAGAGGCGGCCATCGGTAAGTACGCCGTCGACATCAATGGCAAGCAATTTTACGCGGCGAATCCGGTCTTGTAGAGCGTCAGGTAGGGACATGAAGCCTCCGTATTATTAATGTTTAAAAGGAACGATTAAATGACACCGCTGGCAAGTAAATCATGCATATGCAACGCACCAATAGGGCGCTGCTGATCATCCACAACCGCCAATGCGGTGATTCGACTATCTTCCATAATGCGTACCGCTTCAGCCGCTAATACATCTGGTCCGATACGTTTTCCTGGGCGCGTCATGACGTCATCAACTAGGACATCGCGTAGGTCATGAAACTGATCCAGTGTTCGGCGTAAATCACCGTCGGTGTAAACGCCAGCAAGGCGACCTTCGCTATCAACTACGCAGGTAAAGCCCAGCCCTTGGCGAGTAATTTCCAAGAGTGCGTCCCTTAGCGGGCTGCCTAATGCCACTTGGGGAAGACGTGATCCGTTGTGCATTAGGTCTTTTACACGCAAAAGTAGGCGTTTGCCGAGGCTTCCACCGGGGTGTGAAAGCGCAAAGTCTTCAGCAGTGAAGCCTCGTGCTTCCAACAATGCCACAGCTAAGGCATCGCCTAAGGCAAGTGCCGCAGTGGTTGAGCTAGTCGGCGCTAAGTCGAGTGGGCAGGCTTCGCGCTCAACCCCGCTATTAAGATGAGCATCGGCGTGTTTGGCCAACGTGGAACCAGGGCGTCCGGTCATGCTTACAAGAGGGGTGCCTAAGCGTTTCAGCAGTGGAAGCAGTGCTGTGACCTCTGCTGTTTCACCAGAGTTCGAAAGTGCTAGTACGACATCTGCGCGGGTGATCATGCCGAGGTCGCCATGGCTGGCTTCACCTGGATGCACAAAAAAAGCAGGTGTGCCGGTGCTTGCCAGCGTTGCGGCTAGCTTGCCCGCAATATGTCCTGACTTGCCCATGCCGGTTACAACCACGCGGCCGTGGCAGGCGAGAATAAGTTCACAGGCATGGTCAAAGCTTTCATCAAGCTTTGCCTGAAGTCCGCCAATAGCGGCCTGCTCAATTTGCAACGTGCGCAGCGCACTTTCACGCATTGGGCTAGGTGTCGATAGTGGCTGGCGCATGGGGAAGTCTCTTTTCATAAGCGGTCAAAGGTAGATCGGTAAGAATAACATCTTGGCGCGGTTTGTAGGTAAAGCGCGTACCTTGCTCTTAAGGCGGTCACAACGAGCGCAGCTGTTACTGTGAGTAGCGTTAAGTTACGATGTTCGATAATATTTCGAAAACACTGTTTTTTAAACTGTCTGTTTTTAAGCTATCTGTTTTTTAACTAACTCGTGCGTAGCCAGCATATAGTAATGCGGTTGCGGCAAGACGACCATCAAGGCCAGCCAGCCCATGACAGATGTTCCCTTCATCGAAATTGAAGATTTGTACTTCTCGCGGGGTGATCATGATATTTTTCGCGGAATCAATATGACGATTTCGCGTGGCCAGGTGACGGCTATCATGGGGCCAAGCGGTACCGGCAAGACAACCCTTTTAAAACTAATCGGTGGACAATTAACACCTGATCGGGGACGAGTGCTAATCGACGGGCAAGATGTACATCGCCTGTCTCGTAAAGCGCTGTTTACACTGCGTAAACGCATGGGTATGTTGTTTCAGAGCGGTGCGTTGTTTTCAGATCTCGATGTTTTTGAAAACGTGGCGTTTCCGCTTCGGGTGCATACTGACTTGCCGGATCCTATGATACGCGATCTTGTGCTTCTTAAGTTGCAGGCAGTGGGTTTGCGAGGGGCAAGGCATTTATCGCCCGCCGAGCTTTCAGGGGGCATGGCAAGGCGTGTGGCATTGGCACGGGCGGTAGCACTTGACCCAGAGTTGATCCTCTATGATGAGCCTTTTGTTGGGCAAGACCCCATTTCAATGGGGGTGCTTGTACAGCTAATTAAACGGCTTAATCAGGCACTGTCACTTACGTCAGTGATCGTTTCACACGATATCAAGGAAACCCTTAGTATTGCGGATTATCTATACCTCATTGCCGATGGGCAAGTGGTAGCTTCTGGTACGCCACGTACTTTAGACACGAACCAAGATCCCCGGGTGAGCCAGTTCATTCATGGAGAGCCAGACGGGCCGGTGCCGTTTCACTATCCCGCTGAGACACTTTACTGCGATATTCTGGGCCAAGCCTCTTCAGGGAAGGTGCGTTAAATGCAATCAAACATTAAACATGCTATCTCGCATGTTGCTAGGCTGGGCCGAAAAGGCTGTGATGCCTTAGAGTCATTGGGGCGTGCAGGTGTCTTTCTAGCTCAGTCAGCGGTAGGGGTGCCTTCAAGGGAAGGGTGGTCGTTGTGGCTGCGCCAAGTGCATTTCGTTGGTGTTCTGTCTCTGGCTATTGTGCTGGTGTCAGGGCTGTTCATTGGCATGGTGCTTGCGCTGCAGGGGTATACCATCCTGGTTGATTTTGGTGCAGAGCAGGCGCTAGGCCAGATGGTAGCTCTTTCACTTCTTCGAGAGCTGGCGCCGGTTGTCGCTGCGCTGTTGTTTGCTGGGCGCGCGGGCTCTGCGTTAACGGCAGAAATTGGTCTTATGAAGGCGACCGAGCAGCTGACAAGCATGGAAATGATTGGTGTTGACCCACTGCGCCGGGTTGTGGCCCCAAGGCTTTGGGCAGGCTTTGTTGCACTACCCATTCTTACTATTGGTTTCAGCGTGGTGGGGATTTGGGGTGGCTATTTGGTTGGTGTGGAATGGCTAGGGGTTTTTGAAGGCTCTTACTGGAGCAATATGCAGGCTAGCGTTTCGTTTGTTGATGATATTGGTAACGGGATCATCAAAAGCCTTGTATTTGCTGTGGTGGTCACCTGGATTGCAGTGTTCCAAGGGTATGACTTAGTGCCTACATCTGAAGGTATTTCACGTGCGACAACACGCACGGTGGTGTATTCATCGCTTGCTGTTTTGGGGCTGGATTTTGTGTTGACTGCCGTGATGTTTGGCGGTCTTTAATGGGTGGAGCAATAACATGAAGCGCAGTAAAACCATGGAGTTTGGCGTTGGCCTGTTTATGCTTGCGGGCATTCTAGGGCTTGTTTTTTTGGGCTTGCGCGTCAGTGGAATGACGCTTTCAGCGCCTTCTGATACGTTTCGTCTTGAGGCAAGCTTTTCCAATATCGGCAGCCTGAAGCCGCGTGCGCGCGTAACAATGGCTGGCGTTACTGTGGGTCGGGTAGAGGCCATTGAACTTGATACCGAGTGGTATGATGCGCGGGTGGTGTTGAGCCTCAACAGCGAACTTCAAGGCCAGCTTTCGCAAGATACTACTGCGGCTATTTTGACGGCTGGCCTGCTCGGAGAGCAGTACATTGGTCTAAGTGTTGGTGGTGCTCCAGAAGTGCTTGAAGAGGGTGATGTTATTCGAGATACCCAATCTGCTTTGGTGCTCGAAGAACTTATCCAGCAATTTGTATCCAATATGGTTACTAACTAAGCACCTTGGGTGCTGCCAGTTGTTAAGAGGTGACTTTAATGAAAGAAAATAGCGTAATGTTGGCCCGCCGTGTGCTTTTTTTGTTGGCGCTAGCGGTTGCCCTGCTGCCTTTTGTTGCTCAGGCTCAGTCGAAATCGCCAGAAGCGATAGTTCGTGAAAACGTCAATGAATTCATGGAGAAAATTAACGGTAGAGAAGATTACTACTCCAATAATCTTGATGAGCTTAAAGCGCTAGTCAACGACAGCCTGAATGATGTGGCGGATTTTCGTTATATTGGCGCTAGTGTGATGGGAAGTTACTTTCGCAATGCAACGCCAGAACAGCGTAGTCGGTTCGCTGACGTCTTTCGCCAAACCCTGATTGACACTTACACGCGTGGGCTGGTGACGT
This genomic window from Halomonas sp. TD01 contains:
- a CDS encoding RNA polymerase factor sigma-54 — its product is MVMKASLQLRIGTQLTMTPQLQQAIALLQLSTLDLRQEIQQALDANPMLEQEDEFGEQAVSEPQEAEWSESIPSELSTDSDWSDTYQDIGSHGTSSEGPDFERQAAGQSLHGHLLWQLAMTDFSPRDHAIAESLIDALDANGYLTQPLNDIREGLKAQGHEGLSQREVETTLLRLQQFEPTGVFARDLRECLMLQLASLPEDTPLLMPAKRLVRQFLEALGKDDVRLLKRRLSLDDDQLDDVIRLIRSLDPRPGSAFGDTDDSYVTPDLVVRHDNEGWHLELNPEALPRLRIQPDYASLIKRADKSQDNQFLKEHLQEARWLIKSLSSRNDTLLRVGREIIARQIGFLEHGEEAMKPLILADIADAVEMHESTISRVTTQKYIHTPRGVFELKYFFSSQVSGQDGGDSHSSTAIRARIKKLVQDEPPGKPLSDSRLVSLLEEGGINVARRTVAKYRESMGIPSSSERRRLR
- the lptB gene encoding LPS export ABC transporter ATP-binding protein, which produces MKTLYAHHLAKSYKRRRVVKDINLEISQGSVVGLLGPNGAGKTTSFYMIVGLVKSDAGKVGIDGLDLTHAPMHERAMAGIGYLPQEASIFRKLSVADNIMAILETRKELDRSAREQRLESLLEDFHITHIRDNLGMSLSGGERRRVEIARSLATEPAFILLDEPFAGVDPISVGDIKTIIRALKKRHIGVLITDHNVRETLDICDIAYIVGDGHIIASGPPQEILNNQRVRDVYLGADFRL
- the lptA gene encoding lipopolysaccharide transport periplasmic protein LptA, with translation MNALIRTALFAIALPISAAALPVMAQSQAPVEVEADRLDLDQRAGTAVYSGNVDIRQGNMQLRGDRVEIQRNDAGELSRAVATGGRAYIRNQLEGQARPMEGWAKRIIYHVAERRVELIDQAELTQQADRFQGGRLEYFIDQGVVQARSDVSGGEPQRIRMTLQPEQ
- the lptC gene encoding LPS export ABC transporter periplasmic protein LptC, translated to MRFWVKKRVWVTAMVLILGGVLVWLDPRGPQDQAIDPEARAQEPGHVLENAEITLFGETGAIQQSLTTPRLVHTPQAAMTDVTQPRVILFDSEERQWRATAETGTLNTDTQLLTLAGSAQLLAPDEGWQLNTELLHYDGITRHAWSDAETVLQQPPQRIDASRMDVWLDDSQIRLTNNVRGVHPPATRSQ
- a CDS encoding KdsC family phosphatase, with product MSLPDALQDRIRRVKLLAIDVDGVLTDGRLYFQADGIEIKAFHTQDGHGLKLLKRVGIHVALITGRDSPMVSQRAASLGITHVYQGCEDKLTTLRALCQRLDITLEQVAYCGDDLPDLAPIKRSGVGITVPNAPDYMHTHADWITDRLGGHGAVREICDTLLMSQGHWDAVLDTYLHGQS
- a CDS encoding KpsF/GutQ family sugar-phosphate isomerase codes for the protein MRQPLSTPSPMRESALRTLQIEQAAIGGLQAKLDESFDHACELILACHGRVVVTGMGKSGHIAGKLAATLASTGTPAFFVHPGEASHGDLGMITRADVVLALSNSGETAEVTALLPLLKRLGTPLVSMTGRPGSTLAKHADAHLNSGVEREACPLDLAPTSSTTAALALGDALAVALLEARGFTAEDFALSHPGGSLGKRLLLRVKDLMHNGSRLPQVALGSPLRDALLEITRQGLGFTCVVDSEGRLAGVYTDGDLRRTLDQFHDLRDVLVDDVMTRPGKRIGPDVLAAEAVRIMEDSRITALAVVDDQQRPIGALHMHDLLASGVI
- a CDS encoding ABC transporter ATP-binding protein, yielding MTDVPFIEIEDLYFSRGDHDIFRGINMTISRGQVTAIMGPSGTGKTTLLKLIGGQLTPDRGRVLIDGQDVHRLSRKALFTLRKRMGMLFQSGALFSDLDVFENVAFPLRVHTDLPDPMIRDLVLLKLQAVGLRGARHLSPAELSGGMARRVALARAVALDPELILYDEPFVGQDPISMGVLVQLIKRLNQALSLTSVIVSHDIKETLSIADYLYLIADGQVVASGTPRTLDTNQDPRVSQFIHGEPDGPVPFHYPAETLYCDILGQASSGKVR
- the mlaE gene encoding lipid asymmetry maintenance ABC transporter permease subunit MlaE; protein product: MQSNIKHAISHVARLGRKGCDALESLGRAGVFLAQSAVGVPSREGWSLWLRQVHFVGVLSLAIVLVSGLFIGMVLALQGYTILVDFGAEQALGQMVALSLLRELAPVVAALLFAGRAGSALTAEIGLMKATEQLTSMEMIGVDPLRRVVAPRLWAGFVALPILTIGFSVVGIWGGYLVGVEWLGVFEGSYWSNMQASVSFVDDIGNGIIKSLVFAVVVTWIAVFQGYDLVPTSEGISRATTRTVVYSSLAVLGLDFVLTAVMFGGL
- the mlaD gene encoding outer membrane lipid asymmetry maintenance protein MlaD, with the translated sequence MKRSKTMEFGVGLFMLAGILGLVFLGLRVSGMTLSAPSDTFRLEASFSNIGSLKPRARVTMAGVTVGRVEAIELDTEWYDARVVLSLNSELQGQLSQDTTAAILTAGLLGEQYIGLSVGGAPEVLEEGDVIRDTQSALVLEELIQQFVSNMVTN
- a CDS encoding MlaC/ttg2D family ABC transporter substrate-binding protein, whose translation is MKENSVMLARRVLFLLALAVALLPFVAQAQSKSPEAIVRENVNEFMEKINGREDYYSNNLDELKALVNDSLNDVADFRYIGASVMGSYFRNATPEQRSRFADVFRQTLIDTYTRGLVTFDYDELRVLTDQRGQRYEDQASVDMEVVANNGQVYPVSYSLRLSDGEWKVVNVIVNGINLGLTFRNQFDQSMRENNRDYDAVIRSWSPEIGVDELEQGGSA